The Triticum aestivum cultivar Chinese Spring chromosome 5A, IWGSC CS RefSeq v2.1, whole genome shotgun sequence genomic sequence gaacaagtgtgtaagatatcaaacttcgcaacatagactggctctcatagtgaatgcgatatgtaccttgaggaatgctcgtagtgaaccatcatcattgccagttccaaccggtgtcttctccagaatagactggctctcatcagctgctttcttgatctcggtgcgCTGCGGATGAGAAAAAATGAATgcgttagccattcaaacatgtgtaatacggtCAACAGGAAAGTAAAAAggggaacactttaccacatagttaatcaccggaacagcaggCACTCCTTGCCCTAGCCTAacatctctgttgtacttcccctttgctagatcctcaaagtttacgggttcttcaagaatatcctcattatatgccggcgggcatatctcaactcgagtagttccaataaaccatcgtacgtagttatcaaaagcaagtgAGTTGTGCTCACAAAGCGGGGCGCGTGCAGtgctacgagcttgctccacaCAAAGCTGGAAGCGAGTAACATACGCAGAATGATGCTTGgcccagtcctttatcttccgttgccttctcctgtccaacctgcGTGGTATAAAACCAAACATTAGCATAATCAAAAGGAGCCCCGATGATTAGACAATACGTACacatgctctcttacctatgaagtgctttatccgtgtccacccaatccggcgggtgaggctggaaaagaccaaactgacgatacacgcgatgcgggaaatgaaactcaaccgcccagttgcatatcaatgggcaccgcataagccagagatccttatcccgcaagcacatcgggttgaggCGGAAGTCCACGGTGTACCCCAAGCTCTCACccgcgccatatggctgccattccacctatgaaacagggcaacaatgcaaatttgataactatttttcaagcaagcatgagaaaggactaaagtaatgacctccttacttgctcaggcgtaatcgtgtccaactcggcaatgtacttttggtacatgagattgacatcgttcgtcatctcggaaacgatatcccacttgtaagcccacgtggggcgccgtaattcgtcatgttcatctgcataccaaggatcaaacctgacgctcttcgggcgtccaacaggcagacgctcccagctccatacagaaagtagaagcagattaccaccaatgcctgcactaggtgtgatcctgcaacacgcatcatccagctacatatgaaagaaaaacaatgttaacttgacagcaagcttgcattgctaatgaataaatgagttgatcacaaaacagatcaactacctgtcggtacaagtaggcaagagtcgctgaaccccagctccatttgctatcgaagacggtcaacgccttcagccacatccatggagcgttcttgccagtggagtcaggaaacaaagtcctcgacacaatgtaccacatatacacacgagcatgtgtctggatcacatcatcagttgcatccggagggcacgtcgcaaagttattttgaatccacgtgaaagcagctccggctgccttcctttccctcttcttcttctcttctccctcctctacatcatcctcagcctcggtaggagccataccgataagagcaatcatctgctcgtgccacccatcagaatcggtgctcatacatagaggcctcccgtcgatagcaagaccggtgatcaacgagacatcctcgagcgtcacggtcatctccccggtccgaagatggaaactgtgggtctctggcctccaccgatcaacaagagcggacaccagtggagcgttcagattcggcgtggaccggctgaccaacagagtccacgggagtagtcctgcctgcttgatgtacggtgtgtaccgctcatcgtaaggcatggcaggaccagagaccccgtgataccgaatcttcagaggttcaagcttctgcaaaaaacaagtaatgacaaatcttagggcatgtaaatttcaactaaaggcaaatttgcaaaatatttagattactcattattaccttatccttctcgcgcatcatgtaggcccggtgttgcacgtcgtagacatcgtccagaagccaaaccatccttacaatttcaaacaataaacatataaaagttcatcttcatctcaaatatcggtatacactaaacatataacatgtgttcaactacaagaatctcaacatctccttctcacacaatgaatatgtcatatgtgttcaaataaactaaacatctaatatttcaaataaactcaacatctaatatttgaaataaactgaacatctaatatatatctaaacaaacttctcatatatgtctacaaaaatcaacatctcatagttatctataaaaataggcatctcatatatatctaaaaaaaactAAACAATCTAGGGTTTCAACAACAAGAATCATATATTGTGAACTAATAAATAACACTACGATACTACCAATATGAATACACATCCTAAATCGAGCAAACCAAACAAATCAAGGGTTCCATCAAATCATGGACAAATCTCTAGAATGGCAACAAATTTACGGAGCAAAAGAAAGAGAAGGGAagagtttacctagtaggatggattggggatcgaatccacggatcaaatcttcagatctgagagggatgtggggggattagatgggggcgccgccgccgccgctgctctctgtccAGAGAGCGTAGAGATGAAGAACTGCCTGGTCGGGCTGGGGCCGCGCTTAAGTCACTGTGCAACgcccaagagctaggcgctgcacattacaggtgTGTGGCACctagcccttaggcgctgcacgGGTGTGTGTGgagccgcaactggaccagggctgccacgctggcaggatgtgcgacgcctaaggaaaaggcgctgcacagtagggtgcggcgcccagctgtcgggcgccacaccaaagggtcagcagagtgaaatttttttCAAAGCAGGTCAGTTTGTGAATTGATTTAggcctcaggtcaaatatgtgaaaTTAGCCGCGCGACTGGTCGAGCCGTCGCCGGACTAGATAGATAGGTCCGTCCAGGACTCCGAGCACCAGTGCAGTGCAGCAGTGGCAGTCAAAGCACCATCTCTGTCCCCTGACTGAGCACACGGATCTCGCCTGCTCAGACAGACAAACCGTTGATGACAGTCTTCAGGTTTCTCCCAAACTCTATACATGATCGATCGATGCTCCAGAgaaacaaaaacaatagctcagGCGACGGTCTTCAGGACACAAGCAAAGATTTAACCGCGATAAAAAGTAGCACTGCCTCTTGTTACCTGATACATATAATTCTTGGTTATCACAATTACTAATTCCAAATTTTCAAGGAACTATTCTTTTCAGTCTTTGCTGCAGAGCAGAGCAGATCACTAGTAGTTTGACATGCACACAATTGCTGCCAGTGATCGAAACgcctttatatttctttacaggggAGGCAGCAACACAGGTTTTTTAGTGCATTTGCATGACCAACAGTAATATATCTACAAACCAATGCTTCGAGAGGAGCTCAAAGTATCCGCAAGATATAGTGAGTTTAAACAACTGATTACCTCATAATCCAAGTTAATGTGGAAACAACTCTTGTCAAAAAGAAGAAACATCCGGTGCTATGGCTGTTACCTACCTCTAGGTGTGAGCCATCATCGTCAGTGCCAAAGATGGTTACTAGTAATGTTGATTGATGCTGCAGTGTTACATCACCACCTTGATGATGGGCGTGGGGGTGGTGATGTCCTGGTTCGCTTTCACCACACTCTTCAAGGTGTCACCCAGAACTGGCTGAAGCAATATCGGTTTCACCAAGGTCTGCAATTTGCTCTGTCGGAAGGCTACCGACGAGTAGTGATTTTGGCTGGTGAACAAGCTACAGGCTGCAGCTAGTTGCTGATtcaatttccatttctcttcagataCAGAGTTGTTTTTCCTCATGCTAATCGTATCTGCACTCAGAATGTACAGGTATCCGTTGTGTTACTCCAAGCCCTCGGCTCATTCGAAACCAGTCCTGTTGTGTTTGATTTTCTTTTCTCCGAGCAGTACGCACTAGTGCGATGCCAACAAGATGCTGCTCACTAGTCCACCGTGTCCACACAGGAGGAGGCGGAGCCATGCGTGAATGGATGATCAGTCGCCTCCGCCGACGGATACATCCAAGGAGTGACAAGAAACAACACCagtgcagcagcagtagcagtcagAGCAGGACGGTCCCTGTCTCCTGACTCAACACACGGATCTCACTTTGCTTGCTCACAGAGGCAAATGTTCACACTCGCCGCCGTTGGTGACCTGACTCTGACTGCATCACCACACAGTATACAGATCTCGCTCGCTCAGACGAATGTTGCTTTCAAGCTTGGCACACTGGGCGATGTGCCGGCGATGTCAGGTCTCCCAAACTC encodes the following:
- the LOC123105461 gene encoding uncharacterized protein, with amino-acid sequence MTNDVNLMYQKYIAELDTITPEQVEWQPYGAGESLGYTVDFRLNPMCLRDKDLWLMRCPLICNWAVEFHFPHRVYRQFGLFQPHPPDWVDTDKALHRLDRRRQRKIKDWAKHHSAYVTRFQLCVEQARSTARAPLCEHNSLAFDNYVRWFIGTTRVEICPPAYNEDILEEPVNFEDLAKGKYNRDVRLGQGVPAVPVINYVRTEIKKAADESQSILEKTPVGTGNDDGSLRAFLKRQAKKLRRSSNLLGCRDPEYDEPSASRSGTPSDPAPHHEGGDVSSSYAYVDDEGGITQEVKYVISARSAWAWLWLWLLDLGTWSPAGIDGSSSASPRALSTRHQPMPMPTAAGRVAFPWPPAALGSACPCSGAPG